From one Anopheles bellator chromosome 1, idAnoBellAS_SP24_06.2, whole genome shotgun sequence genomic stretch:
- the LOC131216072 gene encoding basement membrane-specific heparan sulfate proteoglycan core protein-like isoform X2 — MSSLLGLLLLLLASLSLSLGYVEIQDDSYERIPTHEVVVREGARLKLKVSRYQNRDAYLAHWYHNDRLITDNYRNCRATYGELVCPSMTPADAGRYDLWGHSRDNVRTRLATAIVQVEALPGIRRPLEPSAQVLIDTDEEPFEERDDCFCSGVTGRCRTARFLYRAQKVYNLTNAQGIRLPSGSTTDRYLSVPAAYFEKNLLSSYGGYFRFYAPDECWTERTKPCMVLVGKDDLRLGHVLPENNQSPWVYVPIRESSWAVLTNSTDPASAPVSKFSFMSVLSRLKAIYIRAPNDRQSTKRASDSQLTVDVASAQNSGLGWIGSVEECQCHPGYRGLSCEYCEPSYLRKYDAFSPNGLCLSAHDLWTMLKRVHNISDDS, encoded by the exons ATGAGCAGCCTCCTCGGTCTactcttgctgctgcttgccaGCCTTTCGCTCTCACTGGGATATG TAGAAATCCAGGATGACTCCTATGAGCGCATCCCTACACAcgaggtggtggtgagggAGGGCGCCAGGCTCAAACTGAAGGTCTCCCGCTACCAAAACCGGGATGCGTATCTGGCCCATTGGTATCATAACGATCGTCTGATCACGGACAACTACCGGAACTGTCGGGCGACCTACGGCGAACTGGTGTGCCCGTCCATGACACCGGCCGACGCCGGACGGTACGATCTGTGGGGCCACAGCAGAGACAATGTCCGCACCCGGTTGGCGACCGCAATCGTTCAGGTTGAAGCACTGCCCGGTATCCGCCGACCTTTGGAGCCGAGCGCACAGGTGCTGATCGACACCGATGAGGAGCCGTTCGAGGAGCGGGACGATTGCTTCTGCTCGGGAGTAACGGGACGGTGCCGAACGGCACGCTTCCTCTACCGAGCCCAG AAGGTATACAACCTCACCAACGCCCAAGGGATCCGCCTGCCGAGCGGCTCTACCACCGATCGGTACCTGTCCGTACCGGCGGCGTACTTCGAGAAGAACTTGCTATCGTCCTACGGTGGTTACTTCCGGTTCTACGCTCCGGATGAGTGCTGGACGGAGCGCACCAAGCCCTGCATGGTGCTGGTCGGCAAGGACGATCTTAGGCTGGGCCATGTCCTACCGGAGAACAACCAGTCGCCGTGGGTCTACGTGCCAATCCGCGAATCCAGCTGGGCAGTGCTGACCAACTCGACGGACCCGGCCAGTGCACCGGTGTCCAAGTTTTCCTTCATGTCTGTGCTGAGCCGACTGAAGGCGATCTACATCCGGGCCCCGAACGATCGGCAAAGCACCAAGCGCGCCAGCGACAGCCAGCTCACGGTGGACGTGGCGTCGGCCCAGAACTCCGGCCTCGGATGGATCGGTTCCGTCGAGGAGTGCCAGTGCCACCCGGGCTACCGGGGCCTGTCGTGCGAGTACTGCGAGCCATCCTACCTCCGAAAGTACGATGCGTTCAGCCCCAACGGGCTGTGTCTGAGTGCCCACGACCTGTGGACGATGCTGAAGCGAGTCCACAACATATCCGATGACAGCTGA
- the LOC131216072 gene encoding basement membrane-specific heparan sulfate proteoglycan core protein-like isoform X1 yields the protein MSSLLGLLLLLLASLSLSLGYAVEIQDDSYERIPTHEVVVREGARLKLKVSRYQNRDAYLAHWYHNDRLITDNYRNCRATYGELVCPSMTPADAGRYDLWGHSRDNVRTRLATAIVQVEALPGIRRPLEPSAQVLIDTDEEPFEERDDCFCSGVTGRCRTARFLYRAQKVYNLTNAQGIRLPSGSTTDRYLSVPAAYFEKNLLSSYGGYFRFYAPDECWTERTKPCMVLVGKDDLRLGHVLPENNQSPWVYVPIRESSWAVLTNSTDPASAPVSKFSFMSVLSRLKAIYIRAPNDRQSTKRASDSQLTVDVASAQNSGLGWIGSVEECQCHPGYRGLSCEYCEPSYLRKYDAFSPNGLCLSAHDLWTMLKRVHNISDDS from the exons ATGAGCAGCCTCCTCGGTCTactcttgctgctgcttgccaGCCTTTCGCTCTCACTGGGATATG CAGTAGAAATCCAGGATGACTCCTATGAGCGCATCCCTACACAcgaggtggtggtgagggAGGGCGCCAGGCTCAAACTGAAGGTCTCCCGCTACCAAAACCGGGATGCGTATCTGGCCCATTGGTATCATAACGATCGTCTGATCACGGACAACTACCGGAACTGTCGGGCGACCTACGGCGAACTGGTGTGCCCGTCCATGACACCGGCCGACGCCGGACGGTACGATCTGTGGGGCCACAGCAGAGACAATGTCCGCACCCGGTTGGCGACCGCAATCGTTCAGGTTGAAGCACTGCCCGGTATCCGCCGACCTTTGGAGCCGAGCGCACAGGTGCTGATCGACACCGATGAGGAGCCGTTCGAGGAGCGGGACGATTGCTTCTGCTCGGGAGTAACGGGACGGTGCCGAACGGCACGCTTCCTCTACCGAGCCCAG AAGGTATACAACCTCACCAACGCCCAAGGGATCCGCCTGCCGAGCGGCTCTACCACCGATCGGTACCTGTCCGTACCGGCGGCGTACTTCGAGAAGAACTTGCTATCGTCCTACGGTGGTTACTTCCGGTTCTACGCTCCGGATGAGTGCTGGACGGAGCGCACCAAGCCCTGCATGGTGCTGGTCGGCAAGGACGATCTTAGGCTGGGCCATGTCCTACCGGAGAACAACCAGTCGCCGTGGGTCTACGTGCCAATCCGCGAATCCAGCTGGGCAGTGCTGACCAACTCGACGGACCCGGCCAGTGCACCGGTGTCCAAGTTTTCCTTCATGTCTGTGCTGAGCCGACTGAAGGCGATCTACATCCGGGCCCCGAACGATCGGCAAAGCACCAAGCGCGCCAGCGACAGCCAGCTCACGGTGGACGTGGCGTCGGCCCAGAACTCCGGCCTCGGATGGATCGGTTCCGTCGAGGAGTGCCAGTGCCACCCGGGCTACCGGGGCCTGTCGTGCGAGTACTGCGAGCCATCCTACCTCCGAAAGTACGATGCGTTCAGCCCCAACGGGCTGTGTCTGAGTGCCCACGACCTGTGGACGATGCTGAAGCGAGTCCACAACATATCCGATGACAGCTGA